The genomic region GCGAACCGCCGGGTGGCAAAGCGCAACATCGAGCAGATGCTGAACGCCCAGCTCCGGGCCCGCAAGAACGCCATCGAGAATCCCGACGAGTCCATCCCCGAGGAGTGGCTCGCGGCGATGGAGACGATGGCCGATGCGGCCCGCGACGAGTACCGCGGCCTGCTGGAGACCGACGGCTTCGTCCAGTACTTCGAGCAGGCGACGCCCATCACGGTTATCGAGGACCTCAACCTCGGCTCCCGCCCGGCCTCGCGCTCGGGCGAGCGCACGGTCGAGGACCTCCGGGCCATCCCGTGGGTGTTCTCGTGGACCCAGTCCCGGTGCATCCTGCCCGGCTGGTACTCGCTGGCGACCGGTATCGACGCCTACCTCGACCAGGGTGGCGACGTCGAGACGCTCCAGGAGATGTACGACTCCTGGCCGTTCTTCCGGTCCATGCTCGACAACGCCGCACTCGCACTCGCGCGGACCGACCTCGACATCACCGAGCACTACGCCGACCTCGCCGATTCGGAGCTTCGCGAACGCTTCTTCCCGCGCCTCTCCGACGAGCACGAGCGTGCGGTCGACCTCGTGCAGACGGTCGCCGAGCGCGACGAACTGTACGCCCGCGAGTGGTTCGGCGAGAGCCTCGACCGGCGCAACCCCTACGTCGACCCGCTGAACATGCTCCAGACGCGGCTGCTCAAGCAGACCCACCGGACCGAAGAGGAAGAACAGACCCTCCGGCTGACGGTGAAAGGCATCGCTGCCGGGATGAAGAACACCGGGTGAGCTCCCGCGAGAAAACCGGGTGAGCCCCCGCGTATCGACGGGGGACACGCTCTCAGCGACGGGATAAGTAGGTCCAACCCTTACAAGGACCTGCCGACAAGTTCCTCACGAGCGGATCATGGACCCGACAGAGACAGCCCCGGCAGAGACACAGCAGCCGGCCGCAGATTCGTGTGCCATCTGTGGGACCCCGGTGACGACGAGCGAATGGCATCCAGCGGCGACGAAGACGACGGCGACCGGGAAGCTGGTCATCGTCTCGTTCTGCGGGCAGCCCTGTCGTGACGACTGGGCGGACGAACAGTAACGACGAACCGGCGGTTCTGCGGGTTCTCACGCGAATCGACGACTGGAGAGCCGAGACGGACCAGCGGCGGAACCGGGCTGTCGGGGCCGTCGTCAGTGGGACGAAAAGTCACTGACAGCCATGGGTGAGTGGCTGCCTGACACATGGGCGTTGGGGATTCGGGTACCTATGACCAGGATGTGGGCGTCCCGGTAGCGAAGGCAAGGGCGGAATGCGACAAGGGTTCCACCCCTATTCTGTTAGGAGCGGCGTCATTCTACGTCACGGACGTATTCGGCGTTCCCATCGAAGAGGTCGGTGAGGAGCTTCTGTTCGGCCGTTCTGAGGTGTTCGTGGAAGGTCGGCGAGGAGATGCCGAGTGCGGCTGCGATGTCCTCGGCGTCGCTCTGGCGCGGCCACTCGAAGTAGCCGGCATAGAGGGCCGTCTCGATGGCTTCGCGCTGGCGGTCGGTGAGTTCGTCCTCCAGTGCCGACCGGAGTTCGGCGATGCGGCGCTCGGGCCGTTGCTGTTCGCGTTTCGCCCGCATGTCCACGCGCTGGTACAGGTCCTCGAACGACTCGATGATGGACCGGATCGAGGCCGATTGCGGGAGTTCGGCGACCACGCGAGCCGTCGTCCCTTCTATCTCGAGCGTGCGTAACGTCCCGCCGTGGTCGGCCAGCAGCGTCGAGATAGGTGGGTCGACGATGGTCAGCGTGAGGAGCGTCTCGTCGCCGTCCTCGTCGACGATGGAGACCTCCTGGACGGCGTCGGTGTCGGTCGCGCGCTCGGAGATGAGCTCGACGTCGCCGCGTGTCACGGTGAAGTACTCGATGAAGGTGTGGTCGTCCAGTGCACCCGCGCCGTCGAGTTCGAGTCGGGCGTCGGCGTCGTCGACCGCCTGGAAGAACGCCGACTCGCCCGCCTGGATCTCCAGTTCGAGTTCGATGGTCTGGTCCGCGATGAGTGCCGCCCGCCGGTCAGTCGCACTGTACGCGAGGCCGACGACGCTCCGAAGCTGTGAGAGCGCGTCGACGACGCCCTCCGTGAACGCGCCCTGTTCCTCGCTGTAGATGTTGAGAACGCCGAAGAGCGTGTCCTTGTAGACCAGCGGAATCGCCGCGGCCGAACTGAACTCGCGGTCGCGCACCCCGCCACAGCACGGGTCGCTGTCGTCGGTCTCGACGTCGTCGACGACCTGGACCTCGTGGGTTCGGACCGCCGCGTCTGCCAGCGTCTCCCCGTTTGTCGAGGTAATCTGCTCGTCCTCGATAGCCGGGACAGTGGGTCCATCGCCCGCGGCCGCGACCGGTTCCAGCCCGCGGGTGGGTCCCTGGGCCCGTCCCAGCCAGACGTAGTCGAACTGGGGCGATTCGACCAGTTCATCGCAGACGAGTCGCTCGACCGCCTGCTGGCTGGCCGCTTCGACCAGCGCCTCGTTGATACCGTGGACGACCCGGTTCAGCTGGGCGATGCTCTCCAGTTCGGTCCGCTGACGGGCCAGCTCCTGTTCGCGCTCCTTGCGCTCCGTGACGTCCTGGAAGTACACCGAGAGCCCCGTCTCGGAGGGGTACGCCCGTACCGAGAACCACGCTTCGAGGGGCGGGAAGTACTCCTCGAAGGAGACGGACTCCTGGGTCTCCATCGCCTTCTCGTACTGCTGCTGGAACGTGGAGTTGATCGCCTCCGGGAAGCGGTCCCAGACGTTGTCACCGACCACCGCGTCCGGGTCGACGTCGATGAGTTCCGCACCGTGCTCGTTGACGTACCGGAAGTCGAAGTCGGTGTCGAGCGCGAAGAAGGCGTCAGTGACGCGCTCGAAGTGCGATTCGAGTTCGGTCTCGAGTCGCTTTCGCTGCGATATGTCGCGGATGATGCCGGTGTAGTAGGGGCCGTCCTCGTCCGCGAAGGCACCGAACGTCGCGAGCACGGGGACATCGTGGCCGTCAGCGTGCTGGACGTCGAGCTGGGTGGTCTGCCACTGCATCGACGGCTGCGAGCCGCTCGTGCTCGGTGAGAGAACGGCGTCGGAGGCGGCTCTGTCCGGAATCACGAACGAGAGCGGTTCCCCGACGAGTTCCTCGCTCTCGTACCCGAAGAGCGTACAGGCAGCCGGATTCACGTCGGAGATGATGCCGTCGTCGTCGACGGTCACGACGGCGTCACGGGAGTGCTGTGCGAAGACGCCGAACCGGTCGGCCGTCCCGTCCTGGTCGTCCGGCGTGGCGAGGTCGCTGGTCGCCGAGACGTAGGTGGCGAGTTCGCGGAACGGGACCTGCTGGTCGGGCTCGACCGTGTGGACGATACCCTCCGAGAACACGTCCGGCGGAATCTCCTCGCCCTCGTCGGCGAGCAGGATGAACGGGATGTCGCAGAACTCGTCGCGAATCGCATCGAGGACCGACGGGTCGTCGATCTCGGCGGCACCGACGTCCGCGATGACGCAGTCGAACTCGCCCGTATCGAGTCGCTCGCTTACTGCCGACACCGACCGCTCCGTGACGACGGACAGGGGTGGCCCTCCGGTAGTGGGCGGGGACGTGGAGGAACGCCCATCCGTCAGAAATAGAACGCTGAACTCACTGGCCATCTCGTTGGCGGTATTGCGGTCCAGAGAATGTTAAAGGCATCGCGGTAGTGACAGCTAAGAAGCGGTAAATTACGACGGTCCTACCCACGGTTTTACGGGTTCGACGCGCAGTCGTGGCAGATGCCTGAGCAGATTCGGGGACGGGAGGCGGACCGGACCTCTCAGGGCTCCATCTCCGAGGGAGGGAGGAGGTCGATCGGGAGCGCCGCCTCGGTCTCCTCGTCGAGACCGGCCCGGGCGGCCTCGCGCTTGCGCCGGAGTCGGCTCCGGAGTCGCTGCAGCTGGTCGTTCGCGTCGGCGTCCCGGTACTCCAGGCGTTCGAGAACCGTCAGTGTCGAGCGGAGGGCGTAGTACTCGCGGACACGCTCGTCGCCGAGGTCGGCGAGCGCGGCCAGTCGCTCGACCGTTCCGACGACGGTTTCGCGGTCGACCGGCTTCAGGAGGTACTCGTCGAAGGGGACGTCGAGCAGGTCGAACGCCGGGCCGACCGCCGTGACGATGGCAACCGGGCAGGAAGCGTCCCGTGCCTGCAGTTCGCGGGCGACCTCGTCACCGGAGACCGAGGGCATCCGCCGGTCGAGCAACACGACGTCGACCGCTGGTCCGTACCGCTCCAGCGCAGCCTCCCCGTCGTCCACGACCCAGACGTCGTACTCGTTGCCCAACCAGAGTGCGTACGTCTCGGCGAGGTCCTCGTCGTCGTCGACCACGAGGACCGTGGTCTTCCCCTCGGTCGCGTCACTGCTGGGGGAGTCCGTGCATGTCATAGTCGTCGCAGTTACCCTATCGTTTGACACACAGTCCCGAATTACCCCTCCCTATACACCTTGGGAACCCAGACCGCCGCCTCTTTGGGTCCCGAGCACCGAACACAGACGATGAGCGATACCCGGCGCGTCGAGGTCCACCCCGGCTGCGAGGTCGTCGTCGAGTTCGACCCCGAGTTGACGTTCGAGTGTGTCGACGACTGCACCTGGTGTTGTACCCACGGCGTGTTGCTGTACGAGCCGGACTTCTTCGAGCTGGCCGAGCGCGCGAACCTCAGCGAGGCGACCACCGAGTTCCGCGGGCACGACTTCGTCACGACCGAGGAGAAGGACCGTGACGAGCATGTCGACGAGGACGGCCGCGCCTGTTACTTCCTGCGCGACGACGGCCTCTGCTCGCTCCACCTCGACCACGACTGGAAGCCCGCCCGCTGCTCGGTGTTCCCGCTCGCGGTGACCGTCGAGGACGACGGGTTACACGTCGACATCCGGGAGTCGGCCCACGAACACTGCGAGGGCCTCGACGTCTCCGAGCGGAAGGTCATCGACAATCTCGACGCCTTCCTGCCGGAGGTGCTGTGGGAGATCGAGGACCCGACCAGTGACGTGGCGCTGTAGGCAGACGGGAGCCAAACGAACATAGGCCCGACGCACTTCTGGCTCGCGAAGCCACCGTCGCATATGACACGAGACAGCAACAGCGACCCCGCCCCGGACTACGACTGGCCGCTGGACGACCGCCCCCGAGACGACGTGGAACACGTCGGGCTCCTGGAGAAGGGGACGAACGTGTTCTACCAGCCGGCGAACTCGATGTTCTTCACCACGGAGATCGACGAGGAGCGCCGCGCCCACACCTTCGTCGAGGGGTCCGAACGCGAACTGAACCCGGAGGAGACGCCGGCCGAGGCCATCGAATCAATCGGCGAGACGACCGGCTGGGACTCGCTGAGCGAGTGGGCGGAAGAACACCTCGAATCGGGAGAGAAGTAGACGAGAACCAGAAGCGGCTATCCGACCAGCAGCCACGCGACGAAGACGATTCCACCGCCGAGCAGCGTGCTGCCGACGGCGTGGTAGCGAAGATGGTCGAGCAGGTGGTGGGCGTTGTCCGACACCTGCGCGACCTCGTACACCTCCCCGCCGATCTCACACTTCGGCAGGAAGTCCATGGCGACGTGGAGGAACACGCCGGCGGCGAAGCCGAAGACGGCCGCAGTCACGAGGGGGTCGCCCGAGAGGTCGAGGAAACTGGCCGGGATGGCCGTGAGGCCGACGCCCGTCGCGGGCAGGAGGAGGACGGTCGCCGACTTCCCGTTGGCGGCGAGTCGCCGGGCCGCAGCATATCCTGCCGGGCCCTTGTGCGAGACGATAGCGAGGCCGAGCCCGATACCGAGGGCGGGCATCGTCCCGTAGACGATACCGATGATGACGCCCGCCGCGAGGGCGTGCGCGGAGAGTTCGACCGCGGTGTGGTCGAAGCCGAGGTCGAGGTGCCCGAAGCGATGAGCGATGGTGTGCGAGCCGAACCCGGTGAGCAGGCCTGCCGCGACGCCCACTCCCGCGTATTTCATCCCGACGGCAGGGTTCGCAGCACCCTGTGCGAGCCCGAACGCCTGCGGGAGCAGGAACATCGCGGCGCTGACGACCATCGCCCCGGAGGCGAGGCCGTACCCCCAGACGAGCGTCTTGGCGTGCTGGTCCTTCGCACGGACCCCCAGTGGGATGGCGAGTGCCATCGCGAAGAACGCGACCCAGGCGATTCCGACCGGTTTGAGCGCGGACGTCGAGTCCGCGACGTAGACCGCGCCCGCAGAGAACGCGACGAGCAGACCGACGGCACCGAGGCCGACCGACGCCCCGGTCCGGCCTGCTTTGTTAACGAGAGACTGCGTGCTGCCCATGATATTACTAACTACGAGAAAGTGATTAATAACACGTTCGATTGGCCGTCTACAGGCTTTGCCGGCCCGTCAGCGCGTCGCCGACTTCCACTCCCGCAACCCGACGACCTGCCCCGCGAGGTCCTCCGCCGGACACTCGGTGGCGGCCCAGGTGAACATCGGGGCCACCTCTGCCGGGTCGCGCCCGGCCGGGCCAGAGAGGTCGGTCGCGACCTGCCCGGGGTCGACGCAGCCGACGACGTACTCGGTGTCGGCGGCGAACTGGCGGACGACGGCCTCGGCGGCCGCCTTCGAGACGGCGTAGGAGCCGATGCCGGGCTTGGCGTCGCGAGCGATCTTCCCCGTCGGCACGAGCATGCGTGCCCCCTCGTTGAGATGGGGAATCGACTCGTCGAGGGTGGCGAACACGCCCCGGACGTTCGTCCGGAGGTGGTCGTCGAAACCCGCGTACGACTCCTCCTGGATGGGCGTCTCACCGGGCGTCCCGTGGTAGACACCGGCGTTGGCGACGACAACGTCGATGCCGCCGCCGACCCGCGAGGCCGTCTCCATCAGGCGCTCCACGTCGTACTCGTCGCGGACGTCGGCCCGGACCGCGGTCGCGGTTCCCCCGGCGGACTGGATGTCCCCTGCGACCGCGTCGACGTCGTCGCCACCGCGCGCACAGAGCACGACGTGGGCCCCCCGGTCCGCGAACTCGCGTGCGATTGCTTCCCCGATGCCGCGACTCGCGCCGGTGACGACTGCTGTGAGGTCGTTCATACCCACTCGTTGGCACGCCATCCGCAGGAAAGCATCGGTCGCGGTACTCCCTGACATGCCACGGTCGCACCGACCGAACGAGGTCGGCACCGGGTTTATGCCGGTCTCATCACTACAAGAGTACATGACTTCCCTCTCTGGAACGTCGGTGGTCGTCGTCGGCTCCGGCTTCGGCGGCCTCTCGACGGCCTGCTATCTCGCTGACGCCGGCGCGGACGTGACGGTCCTCGAGAAGAACGAGCAACTCGGGGGGCGCGCCTCCGTGCTGGAGAAAGACGGGTTCCGCTTCGACATGGGCCCGTCGTGGTACCTGATGCCCGACGTGTTCGAGCGCTTCTTCGGGCACTTCGACCGCACGCCCACGGACTACTACGGCCTCGAACGGCTCGACCCGCACTACCGCATCTTCTTCAAAGACGGTGACGAGGTCGACATCACCGCCGACAAGGAGCGCACCAAACAGGTGTTCGAGTCCTACGAGGCAGGTGCTGGCGAGGCCCTCGAACGCTACCTCGACAAATCAGAGGAGAACTACGAGGTCGGGATGGAGCACTTCGTCTACGAGGACCGCTCCTCGCTCAGGGACTTCATCGACCTCGACGTGGCCCGGCAGGCCCGCGGCCTCTCGCTGCTGGGGTCGATGCAGGACCACGTCGAGAAGTACTTCGACCACCCGAAGCTCCAGCAGATCATGCAGTACACGCTGGTGTTCCTCGGCGGCTCGCCGAACAACACGCCGGCGCTGTACAACCTGATGAGCCACGTCGACTTCAACCTCGGCGTCTGGTACCCCGAGAACGGGATGGGCGGCGTCGTCGACGGCATCGTCCAGATGGCCGAGGAACTGGGCGTGGAGTTCCACGTCGACGAGCCCGTCACGGCCATCAAGGGCCGCGGCGGCGGCTTCCTCGTCGAGACCGCCCACGGGAACAAGTTCCCGGCAGACCTCGTGGTCTCCGACGCCGACTACGCCCACACCGAGCAGGAGCTCCTGCCCGAAGAGAAGCGCCAGTACGACGCCGAATACTGGGACTCGCGCACCTATGCGCCCTCGGCGTTCCTCATGTACATGGGCGTCGAGGGTGACGTGGACGAACTCGCCCACCACACCCTCGTGCTCCCGACCGACTGGGAGGAGCACTTCGGCCAGATATTCGACGACCCCGAGTGGCCCGAGAACCCGGCGTACTACCTCTGTGTCCCCTCGGAGACCGACGATTCCGTGGCCCCCGAGGGCCACAGCAACCTGTTCGTGCTCGTCCCCATCGCGCCCGGCCTGGACGACGGCGAGGAGACCCGCGAGTGGTACCGCGACCTCGTCCTCGACGACATCGCCCAGAACACCGGCGTGGACCTCCGCGACCGCCTCGTGGTCGAGGAGACGTTCTCCGTCTCCGAGTTCGGCGAGCGCTACAACTCGATGCAGGGCACCGCCCTCGGCATGGCCCACACGCTGCGCCAGACCGCACTGTTCCGTCCGCCCCACCGCTCGAAGAAGGTCGATGGCCTGTACTTCACCGGGTCGTACACCACCCCCGGAATCGGCGTCCCGATGTGTCTCATCTCGGGTGACCTGACCGCGGACTGCGTCCTGGAGGACCACGCGAACTGATGACCGACGTGGCGACCCGGCTCGCGGCGGCAGTCCCCTCCGAGGAGACGCTTCCGGGCTACCTGCTCCGGCTCTCCCGGCCCAGGTTCTGGTTCTACCTCGCCGGCCCGGTCGTCGTCGGGGTGACCTACGCCGCCACCTCGACTGCCGAGCTGTTCGCCCCCGTCGCCGTCTTGCTGTTCCTCTACTTCACGTTCCCGGCGAACGTCTTCCTCTACGGCGTCAACGACGTGTTCGACCGCGACGTGGACGAGCACAACCCGAAGAAGGAGGACAAGGAGGTCCGGTATCGCGACAGCCCGGCGGTGAACGTCCTGATACTGGCCTCGGGCGTCATCGGGCTCCCGTTCGTGTTCGTCCTGTCGCAGGAGGCCGGCATCGCCATGGCCCTCTACTACGTCCTCGCGGTGCAGTACAGCGCGCCGCCCTTCCGGTTCAAGACGAAGCCCCTGTTCGACTCCCTCTCGAACGGGCTGTACGTCCTCCCCGGCGTGGTCGCCTACGCCACCCTCGCGGGCGAGTTCCCGCCGCTGCTCGCGATTGCAGGCGGCTGGCTCTGGACGATGGGCATGCACACGTTCTCGGCCATCCCGGACATCGAACCCGACCGCGAGGCCGGGATTCTGACCACCGCGACGTTCCTCGGGGAGAGTCGGACCTACGGCTATTGCGGGCTGGTGTGGCTCGCCGCCGCGGGCGCGTTCGCCCTCGTGGACTGGCGACTCGGGCTCCTGCTCGGAATCTACCCGGTGTTCGTCGCAGGTATCGCGCTCTCGGACGTGGCTGTCGACCGGGCCTACTGGTGGTTCCCGTTCGTGAACACCTTCGTGGGTATGCTGCTGACGATGGGCGGCCTGTGGGTGATGCTGTATGGATAGGCTGGGTTCGCGGTCGAACGGACTCGACCGCCGCGGCATCGAAGCCCGCCTCGACGCCCTGGTCCGCGAGCACCGCTTCACCATCGCGGTCGTGTTCCCCGCAGTGGGAGCCGTCTCGCTCGTCGCCAGCGCAGAGGGCCTGCTCCCGGCCTTCCTGACCTACAACGCCCTGTTCATCATGTTCGGGGTCGTCGTCATGCGCCTGCCCCTCGTGGCCGGTGTCCTTCCCGTACTGGGCAAGAAGGGCCTCGCGAGCCTCGGGCTGCTCACCGTCTACGCCTACGGTATCGAGTTAGTCGGGGTCAGGACGGGCTGGCCCTACGGGCACTTCGAGTACGAGATCTCGCTCGGGCCGATGCTGTTCGGCGAGATACCCATCGGGCTCCCCGTGTTCTTCTTCCCGCTGGTCCTGAACGCCTACCTGCTCACACTCCTGTTGCTGGAGGACCGCGCAGAGAACCGCGCCATCCGGCTGCTCGCGACCATCGCGACCGTCCTCGCCATCGACCTCGTGCTCGACCCCGGCGCGGTCGCGGTGAACTTCTGGGAGTACGCGGCCCACCCCGACGGCGTCGGCGGCTACTACGGCGTCCCGGCCTCGAACTACCTCGGCTGGGTGCTCTCTGCCACTGTTGCCGTCGTGCTGTTCGACATCGCCTTCGCGGGTACGAGACTCCGCGAGCGCCTCGACTCCTGTGAGTTCATGCTGGACGACC from Haloarchaeobius sp. HME9146 harbors:
- the cruF gene encoding bisanhydrobacterioruberin hydratase, whose amino-acid sequence is MDRLGSRSNGLDRRGIEARLDALVREHRFTIAVVFPAVGAVSLVASAEGLLPAFLTYNALFIMFGVVVMRLPLVAGVLPVLGKKGLASLGLLTVYAYGIELVGVRTGWPYGHFEYEISLGPMLFGEIPIGLPVFFFPLVLNAYLLTLLLLEDRAENRAIRLLATIATVLAIDLVLDPGAVAVNFWEYAAHPDGVGGYYGVPASNYLGWVLSATVAVVLFDIAFAGTRLRERLDSCEFMLDDLVSFVVLWGSINAVYANWIPAFLAVGFGFGLLQTDRFDFEVGDSALVRVVKRAF
- a CDS encoding bacterio-opsin activator domain-containing protein; amino-acid sequence: MSAVSERLDTGEFDCVIADVGAAEIDDPSVLDAIRDEFCDIPFILLADEGEEIPPDVFSEGIVHTVEPDQQVPFRELATYVSATSDLATPDDQDGTADRFGVFAQHSRDAVVTVDDDGIISDVNPAACTLFGYESEELVGEPLSFVIPDRAASDAVLSPSTSGSQPSMQWQTTQLDVQHADGHDVPVLATFGAFADEDGPYYTGIIRDISQRKRLETELESHFERVTDAFFALDTDFDFRYVNEHGAELIDVDPDAVVGDNVWDRFPEAINSTFQQQYEKAMETQESVSFEEYFPPLEAWFSVRAYPSETGLSVYFQDVTERKEREQELARQRTELESIAQLNRVVHGINEALVEAASQQAVERLVCDELVESPQFDYVWLGRAQGPTRGLEPVAAAGDGPTVPAIEDEQITSTNGETLADAAVRTHEVQVVDDVETDDSDPCCGGVRDREFSSAAAIPLVYKDTLFGVLNIYSEEQGAFTEGVVDALSQLRSVVGLAYSATDRRAALIADQTIELELEIQAGESAFFQAVDDADARLELDGAGALDDHTFIEYFTVTRGDVELISERATDTDAVQEVSIVDEDGDETLLTLTIVDPPISTLLADHGGTLRTLEIEGTTARVVAELPQSASIRSIIESFEDLYQRVDMRAKREQQRPERRIAELRSALEDELTDRQREAIETALYAGYFEWPRQSDAEDIAAALGISSPTFHEHLRTAEQKLLTDLFDGNAEYVRDVE
- a CDS encoding ZIP family metal transporter; amino-acid sequence: MMGSTQSLVNKAGRTGASVGLGAVGLLVAFSAGAVYVADSTSALKPVGIAWVAFFAMALAIPLGVRAKDQHAKTLVWGYGLASGAMVVSAAMFLLPQAFGLAQGAANPAVGMKYAGVGVAAGLLTGFGSHTIAHRFGHLDLGFDHTAVELSAHALAAGVIIGIVYGTMPALGIGLGLAIVSHKGPAGYAAARRLAANGKSATVLLLPATGVGLTAIPASFLDLSGDPLVTAAVFGFAAGVFLHVAMDFLPKCEIGGEVYEVAQVSDNAHHLLDHLRYHAVGSTLLGGGIVFVAWLLVG
- a CDS encoding NAD(P)/FAD-dependent oxidoreductase, giving the protein MTSLSGTSVVVVGSGFGGLSTACYLADAGADVTVLEKNEQLGGRASVLEKDGFRFDMGPSWYLMPDVFERFFGHFDRTPTDYYGLERLDPHYRIFFKDGDEVDITADKERTKQVFESYEAGAGEALERYLDKSEENYEVGMEHFVYEDRSSLRDFIDLDVARQARGLSLLGSMQDHVEKYFDHPKLQQIMQYTLVFLGGSPNNTPALYNLMSHVDFNLGVWYPENGMGGVVDGIVQMAEELGVEFHVDEPVTAIKGRGGGFLVETAHGNKFPADLVVSDADYAHTEQELLPEEKRQYDAEYWDSRTYAPSAFLMYMGVEGDVDELAHHTLVLPTDWEEHFGQIFDDPEWPENPAYYLCVPSETDDSVAPEGHSNLFVLVPIAPGLDDGEETREWYRDLVLDDIAQNTGVDLRDRLVVEETFSVSEFGERYNSMQGTALGMAHTLRQTALFRPPHRSKKVDGLYFTGSYTTPGIGVPMCLISGDLTADCVLEDHAN
- a CDS encoding response regulator transcription factor; this encodes MTCTDSPSSDATEGKTTVLVVDDDEDLAETYALWLGNEYDVWVVDDGEAALERYGPAVDVVLLDRRMPSVSGDEVARELQARDASCPVAIVTAVGPAFDLLDVPFDEYLLKPVDRETVVGTVERLAALADLGDERVREYYALRSTLTVLERLEYRDADANDQLQRLRSRLRRKREAARAGLDEETEAALPIDLLPPSEMEP
- a CDS encoding prenyltransferase, which translates into the protein MTDVATRLAAAVPSEETLPGYLLRLSRPRFWFYLAGPVVVGVTYAATSTAELFAPVAVLLFLYFTFPANVFLYGVNDVFDRDVDEHNPKKEDKEVRYRDSPAVNVLILASGVIGLPFVFVLSQEAGIAMALYYVLAVQYSAPPFRFKTKPLFDSLSNGLYVLPGVVAYATLAGEFPPLLAIAGGWLWTMGMHTFSAIPDIEPDREAGILTTATFLGESRTYGYCGLVWLAAAGAFALVDWRLGLLLGIYPVFVAGIALSDVAVDRAYWWFPFVNTFVGMLLTMGGLWVMLYG
- a CDS encoding SDR family NAD(P)-dependent oxidoreductase — its product is MNDLTAVVTGASRGIGEAIAREFADRGAHVVLCARGGDDVDAVAGDIQSAGGTATAVRADVRDEYDVERLMETASRVGGGIDVVVANAGVYHGTPGETPIQEESYAGFDDHLRTNVRGVFATLDESIPHLNEGARMLVPTGKIARDAKPGIGSYAVSKAAAEAVVRQFAADTEYVVGCVDPGQVATDLSGPAGRDPAEVAPMFTWAATECPAEDLAGQVVGLREWKSATR
- a CDS encoding YkgJ family cysteine cluster protein — translated: MSDTRRVEVHPGCEVVVEFDPELTFECVDDCTWCCTHGVLLYEPDFFELAERANLSEATTEFRGHDFVTTEEKDRDEHVDEDGRACYFLRDDGLCSLHLDHDWKPARCSVFPLAVTVEDDGLHVDIRESAHEHCEGLDVSERKVIDNLDAFLPEVLWEIEDPTSDVAL